From Pseudothermotoga thermarum DSM 5069, a single genomic window includes:
- a CDS encoding HEPN domain-containing protein — MNRWRDWYEQGKRDFDKAKLDLEHKFYEWACFTAQQAAEKVLKALALKLGINLWGHSLGEILKLLSRQISISEDLLEKAKLLDLYYIPTRYPNGLPGGIPAEYFSEKQAKEAIDAADTIIKFSEGYLFGQRENP, encoded by the coding sequence ATGAACAGGTGGAGAGACTGGTATGAGCAGGGAAAAAGGGATTTTGATAAAGCAAAACTCGATCTTGAACACAAATTTTATGAATGGGCTTGCTTCACCGCTCAACAAGCTGCGGAGAAAGTTCTCAAAGCTTTGGCCTTAAAATTAGGCATAAACTTGTGGGGACATTCGCTTGGTGAGATTTTAAAACTCTTATCGCGGCAAATTTCCATATCAGAAGATCTGCTTGAGAAAGCTAAATTGCTTGATTTGTACTACATACCAACACGCTATCCAAACGGTTTGCCTGGAGGAATACCAGCTGAATATTTTTCCGAAAAACAAGCAAAGGAGGCTATCGATGCGGCAGATACTATCATCAAGTTCAGTGAAGGCTATCTTTTTGGACAGAGAGAAAATCCTTGA
- a CDS encoding ABC transporter permease family protein gives MSWRRVALYFVLVLFALYYLLPVYVLLVTSLKDFKEVSLRNMWNPPRSFSLQSFIQAWKGDQNRSLGDLS, from the coding sequence ATGAGCTGGAGAAGAGTTGCACTTTATTTTGTGCTTGTTTTATTTGCGCTTTATTATCTTCTGCCAGTTTATGTCTTGCTTGTAACAAGTCTAAAAGACTTCAAAGAGGTTAGTCTGAGAAACATGTGGAATCCCCCAAGAAGTTTTAGCCTGCAAAGTTTCATTCAAGCTTGGAAAGGCGATCAAAATAGAAGTTTGGGAGATTTATCATAA
- a CDS encoding carbohydrate ABC transporter permease: protein MRIRKDKITGFLFILPSIVLVSIFVYGFIGWTGWVSLVNWRDIFPDFTFVGLRNYVRLFEHFRFITSMKNTVVFTILFLASSIIIGLLLAILLDRKVRFEGVFRTIYLFPMAISFVVTGVVWRWILNPGPGVESVGLNLLLEKIGLGLLKSGWYTDPRIGIKAVVIAATWRMSGYVMAMYLAGIRGIPTELYEAAQLDGATTVHIYRYIVLPLLKPITLGAVIVLGHISLKIFDLVFAMTGSGIGFSCDVPALFMYDTTFRGNYFSQGAAIAMILLLSVAALIIPYLVYSMRTEVQR, encoded by the coding sequence ATGAGAATTCGAAAAGATAAGATCACAGGTTTTCTGTTCATCCTACCATCGATAGTCTTGGTGTCGATATTTGTTTACGGTTTCATTGGTTGGACTGGCTGGGTTTCGCTTGTGAACTGGAGAGATATCTTCCCGGACTTCACATTTGTCGGTTTGAGAAACTATGTGAGGCTATTTGAGCATTTTCGATTCATAACTTCCATGAAGAATACTGTAGTCTTTACGATCTTGTTTTTGGCTTCCAGCATAATTATTGGATTGTTGCTTGCAATTTTGTTGGATAGAAAAGTGAGATTTGAAGGTGTATTTAGAACTATTTATTTGTTTCCAATGGCGATATCTTTCGTTGTGACTGGCGTTGTATGGAGATGGATACTCAACCCAGGTCCTGGTGTTGAGAGCGTCGGCTTGAATCTGCTTTTGGAGAAAATAGGACTTGGCTTGTTGAAGAGCGGTTGGTACACCGATCCAAGAATAGGGATAAAAGCCGTGGTGATAGCTGCAACATGGCGGATGTCAGGATATGTGATGGCGATGTACCTGGCAGGTATCAGAGGTATACCAACGGAACTCTACGAGGCGGCACAACTCGATGGTGCAACTACTGTCCATATTTACAGGTATATTGTTCTTCCACTACTCAAGCCGATCACCCTTGGAGCAGTTATAGTGCTTGGACACATTTCTCTGAAAATCTTTGATCTGGTTTTCGCCATGACTGGTAGCGGGATAGGATTCTCATGTGATGTTCCAGCTTTGTTCATGTACGACACAACGTTCAGAGGTAATTACTTTTCTCAAGGAGCAGCTATAGCCATGATCCTGCTCTTATCCGTAGCAGCGTTGATAATCCCATACCTTGTCTACAGTATGAGAACGGAGGTTCAAAGATGA
- a CDS encoding extracellular solute-binding protein translates to MLRKFLVILLALTVTLSVASKLEIFSWWTAGGEAEGLQELFNIYSKLYPGVEIINATVAGGAGAQAKAVLKTRMLGGDPPDTFQVHAGHELIDTWVKTGFMEPLTQLFISEGWTRVMPKGILDIVSYDEGTGRFP, encoded by the coding sequence ATGTTGAGGAAGTTTCTTGTGATATTACTGGCACTCACAGTCACATTATCAGTCGCCTCAAAGCTTGAGATTTTCAGCTGGTGGACGGCTGGCGGAGAAGCAGAGGGGCTTCAAGAACTGTTCAACATCTACTCAAAGCTTTACCCAGGCGTGGAAATCATCAACGCAACAGTTGCCGGTGGTGCTGGCGCACAGGCAAAGGCTGTTTTGAAAACAAGAATGCTCGGCGGCGATCCTCCTGACACATTCCAGGTTCACGCTGGTCACGAACTGATTGACACATGGGTCAAGACAGGTTTCATGGAACCGTTGACACAGTTGTTCATCAGCGAAGGTTGGACAAGAGTCATGCCAAAGGGAATCCTCGATATTGTCAGCTACGATGAAGGTACTGGTCGGTTCCCGTGA
- a CDS encoding ROK family transcriptional regulator, which translates to MRSKIDPKSMKEINKRIIFRHLIESGPMSRVELVRKTRLANSAVWRIIQELEEEGLISRKDYLERTATKGATVFGPSKSFACSIILDIQVNQSIIALGFLDKTWKIVDSFETNGLEKFLAKTDKVISKLCNQDDVDKNRTVLSISIPGVVDEEGSILSRAPNLQWQNINLVETFSKYGLKVTADNDANLSLLAEWFFSQDVRSAKNAFFLYFGEGIGGSLLIDGKIVKGRNGAAGEIGHTILKVLDSKYIEVEEMLSISKLVRKYEERTERNLRGNLTQKFENAVQKWRVGDKIATELFEEFTDNIATTLLNIGYTINPEVIIFGGIVNNIWEIFGNLVIRKIEILDKYDFMKGINYRDTVFKGTSPSLVGCNVAAIESLFVSI; encoded by the coding sequence GTGCGCAGCAAAATCGATCCCAAGTCAATGAAAGAGATCAACAAAAGAATCATCTTTCGGCATTTGATCGAATCAGGTCCGATGAGTAGAGTTGAACTTGTGCGAAAAACGAGACTCGCTAACAGCGCAGTATGGAGAATCATTCAAGAACTTGAGGAGGAGGGACTGATCTCCCGAAAAGATTATCTTGAACGAACAGCCACGAAAGGTGCAACTGTATTCGGTCCCTCAAAATCGTTTGCATGTTCGATTATTCTTGACATTCAAGTTAATCAGTCGATTATTGCTCTTGGTTTTCTTGACAAAACATGGAAGATCGTTGACAGTTTCGAAACCAATGGACTGGAAAAGTTCCTGGCGAAAACCGACAAGGTGATCTCAAAACTCTGTAATCAGGATGATGTTGACAAAAACAGAACTGTTTTATCCATATCAATACCTGGGGTTGTAGATGAAGAAGGAAGCATACTTTCTCGAGCACCGAACCTACAATGGCAGAACATCAACTTGGTTGAGACTTTCTCGAAATACGGTTTGAAAGTGACAGCAGACAACGATGCGAATTTGTCGTTGCTTGCAGAGTGGTTTTTCTCTCAAGATGTTAGAAGTGCGAAGAATGCTTTTTTCTTGTATTTTGGGGAAGGAATCGGAGGATCACTTTTGATAGATGGCAAGATAGTCAAGGGCAGGAATGGCGCAGCAGGCGAGATCGGACATACGATACTGAAGGTATTGGATTCGAAGTACATCGAAGTCGAGGAAATGCTTTCCATTTCGAAATTGGTAAGAAAATATGAAGAACGTACTGAACGAAATCTGAGAGGAAACTTAACTCAGAAGTTCGAAAACGCAGTCCAAAAATGGAGGGTGGGGGACAAAATAGCAACTGAATTGTTCGAAGAGTTCACGGACAATATAGCAACCACCCTGCTGAACATAGGTTACACGATCAATCCCGAAGTGATAATCTTCGGGGGAATAGTGAACAACATATGGGAAATCTTTGGAAATCTTGTGATAAGGAAAATCGAGATCTTGGACAAATACGACTTCATGAAGGGGATTAACTACAGAGACACCGTTTTTAAGGGTACATCACCATCACTTGTAGGCTGCAACGTGGCGGCAATTGAGAGCCTTTTTGTGAGTATTTGA
- a CDS encoding type II secretion system protein, with translation MSLFEVLVGMLLIAIVALIVMTGVGSVLTSMSATDSIDRASMLQIYTARRLYLLKRGSQITELANEINSSLSSQYPKIKQIEIESSNSFYRKFKVIIETKPGKEISFHVYQGF, from the coding sequence ATGAGTCTTTTTGAAGTTTTGGTTGGAATGTTGTTGATAGCCATCGTCGCCCTGATTGTGATGACTGGTGTTGGTTCTGTCCTAACATCCATGTCAGCAACTGATTCAATTGATCGAGCGTCTATGTTGCAAATTTACACAGCAAGAAGGCTTTATCTTTTGAAAAGGGGCTCTCAGATCACGGAACTTGCGAACGAGATAAATAGCTCACTTTCTTCTCAATACCCTAAGATAAAGCAGATCGAGATCGAATCAAGCAATTCCTTCTATAGAAAATTCAAGGTTATAATTGAAACAAAACCAGGAAAAGAGATTTCTTTTCATGTCTATCAGGGTTTTTAG
- a CDS encoding patatin-like phospholipase family protein yields MNEVFTTMLSVALVLSGGGGRGAYQIGVWQALNDLGIEIAAVYGTSVGAINGALIALGDIEFAKSAWLQATFEDVMNIPESVRKILERRFFDLTIPEAIDAARRIISEGGIDVSPLRQKIKELLPEEKIRNSKVHYGLVAYSISELKPYMLYIEDIPEGMLADYILSSANFPLFKREEIGGKLFIDGGVYSNIPVRMAREKGYERIVVVDIGTHAVSDILEYLRSFIDANITYIRPREHYGTLLTFDPEVSRKYLLAGYLDTLAAFGKLYGDNYYIYEPEDVIGKLFMSMDPVQKDIAAFLLSVKLDPALSPQEQYYKQILPRLRLETLALLEYDPKAICTRVLEMLALFFKVERLKIYTSKTLLEEIIKASSNNSQNFFESIYYKIRLERIFRFVSFVYKNGKKENLVDPSGYDEIVKRFENVLK; encoded by the coding sequence ATGAACGAAGTCTTTACAACGATGCTAAGCGTTGCTTTGGTTTTGTCAGGTGGAGGGGGGCGGGGGGCATATCAAATAGGTGTTTGGCAGGCTTTGAACGATCTTGGAATAGAAATTGCCGCAGTCTATGGAACGTCGGTCGGAGCCATCAACGGTGCTTTGATTGCCTTGGGAGATATAGAGTTTGCCAAAAGCGCTTGGCTTCAAGCCACATTTGAAGATGTGATGAATATACCCGAATCTGTCAGAAAAATTCTTGAAAGAAGGTTTTTCGATTTAACCATCCCTGAAGCAATCGATGCTGCAAGAAGAATTATCTCCGAAGGTGGTATCGATGTATCTCCCCTTAGGCAGAAAATAAAAGAACTTTTGCCGGAAGAAAAAATCAGAAACTCGAAAGTTCACTACGGTTTGGTTGCTTATTCTATAAGCGAGCTTAAACCATACATGCTTTACATTGAAGACATTCCCGAAGGAATGCTTGCCGATTACATTCTTTCCAGCGCAAACTTTCCGCTTTTCAAACGTGAGGAGATTGGTGGAAAACTTTTCATCGACGGGGGTGTTTACAGCAATATACCTGTGAGAATGGCAAGAGAAAAAGGATATGAAAGGATAGTTGTCGTGGATATTGGGACGCATGCTGTGTCGGATATTTTAGAGTATCTTCGCTCGTTCATCGATGCCAATATAACTTACATTCGACCAAGGGAACATTATGGAACTCTTCTAACCTTTGATCCAGAGGTTTCAAGAAAATACCTTTTGGCAGGATATCTTGACACACTTGCTGCATTTGGTAAACTTTACGGTGATAATTATTACATTTACGAACCAGAGGATGTCATTGGAAAACTTTTCATGTCCATGGATCCAGTGCAAAAAGATATCGCCGCTTTCTTGCTTTCGGTTAAATTGGACCCTGCCTTGTCACCGCAGGAGCAGTATTACAAGCAAATTCTTCCAAGACTTAGGTTGGAAACTTTGGCGCTTTTGGAATATGATCCAAAAGCAATTTGCACCAGAGTACTTGAGATGCTTGCATTGTTTTTCAAAGTGGAAAGGTTGAAAATCTACACTTCAAAAACGCTCCTTGAGGAGATAATCAAAGCTTCCAGCAACAATTCGCAAAACTTTTTCGAATCGATTTATTACAAAATTCGGCTGGAAAGAATCTTTAGATTTGTATCCTTCGTCTACAAAAACGGGAAAAAGGAAAATTTAGTCGATCCGTCTGGCTACGATGAGATAGTTAAACGGTTTGAAAATGTGCTCAAATAA
- a CDS encoding sensor domain-containing diguanylate cyclase, translating into MNLKIFWQAFMVFLVALFAALSLLTWLKYTEINHKFELSKNFFEKAAEFFVNSISVGYFQWTEMYEALIEQNEEEIHRQFTYLKADFPFIEEIFLQPADVQEHYVFEIFSQDNFLMVHFVVFDSNLERYVSDKIAVAKIDPNGICELFNIENISFDPAGKEFVFGLKAKYAGKLFELSTLVISLLVGLLAGIFKFSLDLRQIYVLHRELNKRYERKLQALQSILTFMEDFLRKEKLLEENEYQLILEEAVKIVPGAEAGSIVLEENGFYVFKAAVGFPLEELRKVKLAPQQLNRQEISDEATIIKNPAAIDKKLLTSDQYEVFLAAGVIEKIKSTLSLPLIVQGKIVGFFNLDNFHDENVFNEESIEIGKLFAGRICLLLERKLFEERIKQEQDTVKKLLDHSLKREFALQCIVDLIQKVLQGGSLNEEQIYNQILETAVKAIPGAQAGSFFLKEENFFVFKATAGYDLEKLKEIKIEIKKEKDYYSKQVQIIKHLPSKNGKTVPLEQLELLRKYGRLDEIKSTLRIPVIVRDEIIGVIHLDNFEGEDAFDNGAIKLGQLFSSIVAVLLNRLELEKLLIKEKELTNNLFKQALRRSAALRKLIDFVQEILQSELPLLEEILLQVLKSAIEVVPGAQAGSLLLIEDHYLVFKTAVGYDLEQLKKVRFDLRKIPGPFDKRAYVARDLAARDSKILSPEELEILRKFGRLDQIKCVLRLPILVGDEPKGLMHLDNFENEDAFDEESLQIGQLFSNIVGVLLYRLQFEKQLREEREKFEHLSYHDSLTQLPNRRYLFEFGSKMLALADRESEKVSLLYMDLKKFKNVNDTFGHAEGDEVLKIVAQRLKELLRKSDLIARVGGDEFVTMAYGTDINGAVELAKRIEQAIEKPIETRLTVHVISANIGIAVFPEDGETLEGLLTKADRAMYYAKINNLAHATTDDLEELL; encoded by the coding sequence ATGAACCTTAAAATCTTTTGGCAAGCTTTCATGGTCTTTTTAGTGGCACTGTTTGCAGCTTTATCACTCCTTACGTGGCTCAAATACACAGAAATCAACCACAAATTCGAGCTTTCAAAAAACTTCTTTGAAAAAGCTGCAGAGTTTTTCGTAAATTCCATCAGCGTTGGGTATTTTCAATGGACAGAAATGTACGAAGCTTTGATTGAGCAAAACGAAGAAGAAATTCATCGGCAATTTACATATTTAAAAGCAGACTTTCCCTTCATTGAAGAAATATTCCTACAACCAGCCGATGTTCAGGAGCACTATGTGTTTGAAATTTTCTCTCAAGACAACTTTTTGATGGTTCATTTTGTCGTTTTTGATTCCAACCTTGAAAGGTACGTCAGCGACAAAATTGCAGTTGCAAAAATCGATCCAAATGGAATCTGCGAGTTGTTCAACATAGAAAATATATCCTTTGACCCAGCCGGAAAGGAATTCGTGTTTGGTTTAAAAGCAAAGTATGCAGGTAAGCTTTTTGAGCTTTCAACATTGGTAATTTCCTTGCTTGTTGGATTGCTTGCCGGTATTTTTAAGTTCAGCCTGGATTTGAGACAAATTTATGTACTTCATAGAGAGTTGAATAAAAGGTATGAAAGAAAACTTCAAGCTTTGCAGTCCATATTAACTTTTATGGAAGATTTTCTTAGAAAAGAAAAGCTGCTTGAAGAAAATGAATATCAACTCATCTTGGAAGAAGCTGTCAAAATCGTTCCAGGCGCTGAGGCTGGTTCGATAGTCTTAGAAGAAAATGGTTTTTACGTTTTCAAAGCAGCCGTTGGTTTTCCACTTGAAGAACTTCGTAAGGTAAAGCTAGCTCCCCAGCAGCTCAACAGGCAGGAGATAAGCGATGAAGCTACCATCATAAAAAATCCAGCAGCGATAGATAAAAAACTGCTCACAAGCGATCAGTACGAGGTTTTTCTTGCCGCTGGGGTAATTGAAAAGATAAAATCTACCCTCTCTTTACCGTTAATCGTTCAAGGTAAGATTGTTGGATTTTTTAACCTCGATAATTTCCACGATGAAAATGTTTTCAATGAAGAATCAATCGAAATTGGTAAACTTTTTGCGGGAAGAATCTGCCTTTTGCTAGAAAGGAAGCTTTTTGAAGAAAGAATAAAACAAGAGCAGGATACGGTCAAAAAACTTTTGGATCATTCTTTAAAACGTGAATTTGCACTTCAATGCATTGTTGACCTTATTCAAAAAGTTCTTCAGGGTGGTTCCTTAAATGAAGAACAGATTTACAATCAAATTCTTGAAACAGCGGTAAAAGCAATACCAGGTGCACAAGCCGGTTCGTTTTTCTTAAAAGAGGAAAACTTCTTTGTTTTCAAAGCCACTGCTGGCTACGATTTGGAAAAGCTTAAAGAAATCAAAATTGAAATCAAAAAGGAAAAAGATTATTACAGCAAGCAAGTGCAAATTATCAAGCATCTTCCAAGCAAAAATGGGAAAACAGTTCCATTGGAACAACTGGAATTACTTAGAAAATACGGTCGATTGGATGAGATCAAAAGCACCTTGAGAATACCTGTAATAGTCAGAGATGAAATAATTGGGGTTATACACCTTGACAACTTTGAAGGTGAAGATGCATTTGACAATGGAGCAATTAAACTTGGACAGCTTTTTTCCAGCATAGTGGCTGTTTTGTTGAACAGACTAGAACTTGAAAAGCTTTTGATTAAAGAAAAGGAATTGACAAATAATCTGTTCAAACAAGCTTTAAGAAGATCTGCAGCGCTTAGAAAATTGATAGATTTTGTGCAGGAAATTTTGCAGTCAGAACTACCATTGTTGGAAGAAATTCTTCTGCAAGTGCTTAAAAGCGCTATCGAAGTCGTTCCAGGTGCGCAAGCGGGTTCTTTGCTTTTAATAGAAGACCACTATCTTGTTTTTAAAACAGCCGTTGGATACGATTTGGAACAACTTAAAAAAGTAAGGTTCGATCTTAGAAAAATCCCAGGACCATTTGATAAAAGGGCTTATGTTGCTAGAGATCTTGCAGCCAGAGATTCTAAAATTTTATCTCCCGAGGAATTGGAAATATTAAGAAAATTTGGACGACTCGATCAAATAAAATGCGTGCTTAGACTTCCCATATTAGTTGGCGATGAACCCAAGGGGTTGATGCACTTGGATAACTTCGAAAACGAAGATGCTTTCGACGAAGAATCACTTCAAATAGGTCAATTGTTTTCCAATATCGTTGGTGTTTTGCTATACCGTTTGCAATTCGAAAAACAGCTTAGAGAAGAAAGAGAAAAGTTTGAACATCTTTCTTACCATGATTCTTTGACGCAGCTTCCAAACAGAAGGTATCTTTTCGAATTTGGTTCAAAAATGCTGGCTCTAGCAGACAGGGAATCAGAGAAAGTTTCTTTGCTTTACATGGACCTAAAAAAGTTCAAAAACGTTAACGACACCTTTGGTCACGCGGAAGGCGATGAGGTATTGAAAATAGTAGCACAAAGGTTGAAAGAACTTTTGAGAAAAAGCGATTTGATTGCAAGAGTTGGAGGAGATGAATTTGTTACCATGGCTTACGGTACGGATATTAATGGAGCTGTTGAGCTGGCAAAAAGAATTGAGCAAGCAATTGAAAAACCAATAGAAACGCGCTTAACAGTTCATGTCATCTCAGCAAACATCGGTATAGCGGTATTTCCCGAAGATGGAGAAACACTGGAGGGGCTTTTGACAAAAGCAGACAGAGCAATGTACTATGCTAAAATCAATAATTTAGCTCATGCCACAACAGACGACTTAGAAGAATTACTTTGA